GGATCCTGCTGAGGATCACCGCCGGATTCTTCTGTTCGGCCGATTCCGCCGCCCGCGTCCCACCGGCCCCCATATCGTGCGAGAAGGCCGAGGCCCACATGACGGGGTGGGGACGATCGGTCCGGGAAGACGACGGAGAGGGTAGGGCGATGAAACGTGTGCTGTTCGCGCTGGCGAGCTGTGGAATGCTCCTGCTGGCCGCGTGTGGGGACGATGCTTCGGACACCACGACCACGACCACGACGACCACGACGACCACGACGACCACGGTGGAGGAGGAGCACGGCGGGCCCCATGGCACCACGGCCCCCGGGGGACAGACCGGGGCCGACGGTTCGACCGGCAATCACCTGTCGCCGGAATACTGTGCGCAGAACGAGGACCCGGGATGCCCGGCGGGTAGCTACGTCGGTCCCGGTGCGATTCCCAATCCGGACGGCAGCGGAAACTTCGTCCCCTGTGAGGGCACGATCTGCACCAATCCGAACCACGGCGCCGGCGACGGACCCGGGGCCGACGGTTCGACCGGCAACCATCTGTCGCCGGAATACTGCGCGCAGAACGAGGACCCGGGATGCCCGGCGGGAAGCTATGTCGGACCGAACTGAGACGGCGGTGGCGTTGCCGGACGATCGAGAGCCGCACCGCGGGTTCGGGGTTTCCTACAATCGGTGGTAGCGCATCCTCGACGTCTCGGTGAAAGGTGACAGGACATGACGGAGCAGCCCGGCCCGGATGATCTGTTCCTCAGCGACGACGAGCGGCTCCACGCGCTGAACGTCATCAGCGAGCACTACGCCGCGGGACGCCTGGACTCGGGTGAGTTCTACGACCGGTCGGGGGAGATCGCCTCTGCGCGCACTCTCCCGACCGTTCGTGAGGCATTTCGTGGACTCCCCGGTGGGCTTCCGCTCGAAGTGAAGGACGGCCACATCCGCAAGATCCAGCTCGGTGAGACCGCACCGGCGGTGCGGGAGAAGGGGAAGGTGGCCCGGTCCGGTGCGGACGACGGGGCCGAGAGCGAACTGTCGTCGCTGCGCCGCCGCGGCAACCTGGTCGAGTCGATCGACTGGGTCATCATCGGGATCACCCTGATGACCTTTCTCGCACTGCAGTTCGTCGTCGGCTGGGACTACGCGTGGGTCGTGTGGCCCTCGCTGATCCTCACACTCAGCATTCCCCGGATGATCCTCGATTTCAGCGACGAGGACGAGGAAGTCTACGAGGAACTCAAGGAGTCCGAGGCCGAGGCACGGAAGAAGCGGTTGCGCCTGGCCTCCGAACGGATCCGCGAACTCGAGGGCAGGAACGATCCGGATCAGGGCTGACCGAAGGGCCAGGGCTGACGAAACGGTGGGACCCCGGGGACGGGGTCCCACCGGTCATCGTCAGGCCTCGTGCGCCGGCTGGACGTCGACGACCCACGTGATGCCGTTGCGGTCGGTGAGCATGCCGAAGCCCGGGCTCCACGCCGACGGTGCGAGAGCCTCGACGACGGTGGCTCCCTCGGCGAGACGCTCCCAGTACGCGGAGACTTCGTCGAGGCTGTCACCACGGATGGAGAGGAAGAACGGGCGATCGGTGACCGTCGTGCCCTGCTCACGCCGGGTCGATCCGGTGAACCCGGAATCGCGGCCGGGAATGTCGTAGGCCATGACCCGGAAGCCGTTGTCCGCCCGGAGCTCTCCGAACACGACCTTGCCCGCATCGGGCGCGTCCTGCGGCATCCCGAGCTCGCCGTAGGTGGTCGTGTGGACCCGGCCGCCGAACACGCTCCGATAGAAGTCGAGCGCGGCGCGGGCAGTGCCGGGGAAGTTGAGATGAGTCGTGGTGGTGAGAGCCATGATCTGTCCTTTTCGTCGGATGGGTCATCGGATATGAGCCCATCGGGTGCGAGGACGGCGACTGAGCCGTCAGCGACGACCCTGACAGCGGTACAGGACAGTTTCGGTCCGCTACTCGGGCGACAATGAACCCATGACGGCAACCTCCTCGCGGATGCTGGCGCTCCTGTCGTTGCTGCAGACACGCCGGGACTGGCCGGGCCACGTGCTCTCCGAGCGACTCGGGGTGACCACGCGCACGGTGCGGCGTGACGTGGATCGGCTCCGAGAACTGGGCTATCGGATCGGTGCGATCAAAGGCCCCGACGGCGGATACCGATTGGAGGCGGGCTCGGAGCTGCCTCCGCTCTTGTTCGACGACGAACAGGCAATCGCGATCGCCATCGCGCTCCGGAACGCGGCATCGAGCGGTGTCGACATCGACGACGCTGCCGAGCGAGCCTTGGCCACGGTGCGCCAGGTGATGCCGTCGCGGCTGCGTCACCGGATCGACGGGGTCCGGTTCGTCGGCACCGGCAGCTCCGTCCGTGCCGATCCCGCAGTACTGGAGGCCGTCAGCGGTGCTGTCCGCGACCGCGCCACCCTCCGCTTCGACTACGGCGACCGGAGCTCGGTACCGCGCCGCACCGAGCCACACGGACTCGTTTCCAGGAACGGACGCTGGTATCTCGTCGCCTGGGATCTCGAACGCGACGACTGGCGCATCTACCGGGTGGACCGCATGCGACCCCGAACCCCGACAGGCCCGCGGTTCGAGCCCCGGGAAATCCCCACGCGTGCGGCCGCCGCGTTCGTCGATGCACGCTCCAAGGGGTCACCGGATCGGGATACATGGCCCTGTGTGGGGCAGTTCGAGATTTCGCTCCCCGCGCGTGATCTCGTCCCGTGGGTGCACGACGGGTACGTCGAGGAGATCACCGAGCGGTTCTCCCGCGTCACCGCGGGCTCGTGGTCGTGGACCGGATTGATCTCCTACATCCTGCGATTCGACGCCCCGTTCTGCATCATCGGACCGGACGAGCTCGTCGACGCTGCAGACGTGGCGGCCGACCGGCTGCGGCCGGCCGCCGAGCGGATCCGCGAGTTCGACAGCGGGAACGATCCGGACCCCGGGTGAGTGGCCGATGGTCCGCACCGTAGGCGCCGAGAACCCCCGCCGCAGGTATGCGACGGGGGTCTCGATCGGCGGACGAAAAACAGTCCGACCTGCTACTTCAGTTCCGCCGACGACTTTCCGAGGAGGCGGCGTGCCACGATGAGCTGCTGAATCTGCTGGGTGCCCTCGAAGATGTCGAGGATCTTGCTGTCGCGGCCCCACTTCTCCAGCAGGGTGTGCTGCGAGTAGCCGAGGGTGCCGGCGAGCTCGACGGCCTTGAGTGTCACGTCGGTGCCCGTGCGTCCGGCCTTCGCCTTCGACATCGACGCCTCGAGCGAGTTCGGCTTCTTGTTGTCGGCCATCCACGCCGCGCGCAGTGACAGCAGGTACGAGGCCTCCCAGTCGGCTTCGAGCCGCAGGAACTCCGCTGCTGCCGCATGCTGGCTGTTCGCCGGCAGGTCGTAGGAGATCTCGACGCCGGCGTCCGAGAGGATCTGACGCAGCTCCTCGAGCGCGGCCCGCCCGACGCCGACGGCCATCGCGGCCACCAGCGGGCGGGTGTTGTCGAAGGTCTGCATGACCCCGCCGAAGCCCTTCTTCACATCGACTTCGGGGCTACCGAGGATGTTGTCCTTCGGGATGCGGCAGTCCTGCAGAAGCAGCACCGCGGTATCGGACGCCTTGATCCCGAGCTTGTGCTCGAGCCGCGCGACCGACAGGCCCGGAGCATCGCGGGGAACGACGAACGACTTGATCGCCGCCCGACCGAGGCTCTTGTCGACGGTGGCCCACACCACGATGTGGGTGGAGCGCTCACCGGCGGTGACGAAGATCTTCTCGCCGTTGAGGACCCACTCGTCGCCGTCCAGAACGGCAGTGGTGGTGACCGCGGCAGAGTCCGAGCCGAAGCTCGGTTCGGTGATGGCCATCGAGGCCCACACCTTGCCGAAGCGGTCGAGCTGCTCGTCGGTGGCGACCGCGGCGATCGCCGCGTTACCCAGGCCCTGGTAGGGGATGGACAGCATGAGTCCGACGTCGCCCCACGAGGTTTCGAGGGAGTTTAGGAGGGCGGCCATGTTGCCGCCGTTGGAATTGCCCAGCAGCTCCGCCTTCGGGGCGTCCGAGCGTCCACCCGATGCGCCGCCGACGTCGCCGCCCGAGTCGCTCAGGCCTTCGACCATCGCGGCCATCGTGTCGAGCTCGACGGGGTACTCGTGCTCGGCGAGGTCGTACTTGCGGGAGATCGGGCGGAAGATGGATGCCGCGACCTGATGCGCCTGATTGGCGGAAGCCTTGAGCTTCTTGGGGAGTTCGAGGTTGTACATGGAAGTTGTTTCCTTCGAGTCGATTCCGGCCGCTCAGATCAGGACGACGCCCTCGGCGACGCCGATCGCGCGAAGATCGCGGTACCAGCGCTCCACCGGGTGTTCCTTGGTGAATCCGTGGCCGCCGAGCAACTGCACGCCGTCGAGGCCGATCTGCATTCCCTTGTCCGTGGCGAGCTTGCGAGCCAGTGCCGCCTCGCGGGCGAAGGACAGGCCCTGCTCGGCGCGCGAGGCGCCGCGCAGTGTGACGAGCCGCAGGCCGTCGAGCTCGATGCCGATGTTGGCGACCATGAATGCCACCGCCTGGCGGTGGCTGATCGGCTCGCCGAATGCCTCGCGCTCGTTGACGTAGGGGATCACGTAGTCGAGAACTGCCTGGCCGGTGCCGACGGCGAGCGACGCCCAGCCGAGGCGGGCGAGGCGGACCGCGTCCGCGTACTCCTTGACGCGCTGTTCGACGTCACCCTCGCCGAGCAACGCCGACTCGGGCACCGCGACGTCCGTGAGCTGGATGCGGCCGATGCCCGCAGCCCGCAGGCCCATGCTCGGGTCGGCCTCGACGACCAGGCCCTTGGTGTCGGACTCGACGATGAAGAACGCCGGCCGGCCGTCGAGTTCTGCTGCGACGATGAACAATTCGGCGGAGGCGGCCGCAGGGACCAGGCTCTTGACGCCGTTGAGCTTGTATCCGCTGGGTGAGCGGACCGCCTTGGTCTCGAGCTCGAACGGGTTGAACAGCGCGCGGGGCTCGGCGACGACGACCGCGGCACCGGGGACCTGCTCGCCGGTGAAGGCCGGCAGGTAGGTCTTCTGCTGCGCGTCCGTGCCCCATTGGGTGAGGGCGACCGCGACACCGCTGGGCGCGAGGATCGGCAGCGCCAGCCCCATGTCGCCGTGCGCGAGGGCCTCCGCGACGAGGGTGTTGGTGACCGCTCCGCGCTCGCCGGCCGCGCCGTCGAGCTCCTCGGGCACGTTGATCAGCGTGATGCCCAGTTCGGCGGCGCGCTTGGTGAGGTCGGCCGGGGTGGCGGCAGCCGCGTCCGCGTCGTGCGCGGCGGGACGCAGGATCTCGGCAGCCAACTCGCGCACCGTCTCGACGATCATCTGCTGGTCGTCGGTGGGGGTGAGGTCGAAGAAGTCGGAGTTCTTGGCCGGGCTGTCCGGAAGTCGTTTCGGTGCGCCGCTGCCGGCCACCTTCTGGAATCCGCGGGTGGCGGCTCCGAGCGTCTTGAATCCGGTCTTGGTGCCCTCGTAGGTCACGCGGTCGATGGTCTGGCGGAGGTTGTACCTCTCGGCCAGCTCGGAGCCGGTGATCTTGGTCAGGACGCGCATCGCGGCACCCATGGCGTCGCGCTTGACCGGGTTCAGTCCGACGGCGGAAGTGTCGCGCGGATCGCGCTCGGTGGGGGCAACACTGTCTTGCTTGCTCATGATCACCAGCTGTTTCTCGGTGTTCGGGCAGGGTCGATGAAGTATCTTACTTCGGAGTAAGGTTGCTGTCTACTATGGAGTAAGTTCCGCTCGCGTGCAGGTCACTGCGTCTGCGTGACGACGTCGTTGAGAGCCGCCTGGACGACGGCTCTCGTGTCGGGCGGGGACTCGACGTACACGAGAACACGCCAGGTCGGCGAGCCCCCCGCGCCGTCACCGAAGTAGCGGCTCAGCTCGACCGTGTACTTGCCGTCCTCGTTCACCGGGGTCTCCAGGTAGGACGTGTACTCGTCCACCACGACGACACGTCCCGGATCGTCGAACCACTCGGCGTCCCGGCCCGCGCGCAGCTCCGCGGTGCACCCGTCCGGGCACTCCTGGAGGACGAGGTTCACTCGTTGGCCGGCGCCGCCGCGCTCGTCGACGCACCCGCGGGCCGGGTCGTCCGGGAACATGCTGACGGTGCCGCCGAGGCAGCCCCAGGTTCCGCCCACGCGGAATGCGAACGGCCAGCCGTCGAAATCCATGGTGTAGGTGTCGTCCCAGTCATCCCAGGTGGGGCCGACGACCGACACCGGCGGGACGTCCCGCAGTGCAGAGACGTCGTCCGGGTCGTCCTCGGTCTCCGCCGCGGCCGCGACGGCCGTCCCCTCGGTGCTCCCGGCATCCAGCGAGAGACCGTCGACCTGACGGAGGGCGACCACCACGATCGCGGCGACGCACGCGAGGACGAGAACCGCCGCCACGGCCAGCACGACGAAGGCGCCGCGGTCGTGACGGCCGGGAGGGGCGGGACGGTCCGGCTCGAGGGCGCCCGCAGAAGGGGGCTCGTTCTGATGCACACGCGCACCGTAGACGAGCCGCGGTGGCTCAGGGCCGCAGGCTCGCCAGCACGGGGTCGTGGAGTCGGCCGTTGCTGGCGACGGCGCTGCCACCATGCGGACCGGGATTGCCGTCGAGATCGGTGAACCGCCCACCGGCTTCCCGGACCAGGATGTCGAGTGACGCCAGATCCCACAGTGACACCTCGGGTTCGGCCGCGATGTCCACGGCGCCCTCGGCGAGAAGGCAGTACGAGTGGAAGTCTCCGTATCCACGCACTCGCCACACCTCGTCGGTGAGCGCCAGGAAGCGATCCCTGATGCCGAGCTCCCGCCAGCCGGACAGGCTCGAGAAGGACAGGCTGGCGGCATCGAGCGCGGCGACGGACGAGACCGAGATCCGCCGCGGTTCGCCGCCGTCGAACGCCGTCCATGCGCCGGAGCCCGCCGACGCCCACCAGCGCCGGGACAGTGCGGGCGCGCTCACCACCCCCACGACGGGCACGCCGTCGTCGAGGAGCGCGATGAGGGTGGCCCACACGGGGACTCCGCGCACGAAGTTCTTGGTGCCGTCGATGGGGTCGACCACCCATTGCCGTCCGGCGACCACCGCGTCACCGCCGAACTCCTCCCCGAGGACGGCGTCGTCCGGCCGCTGCGCGAGCAGAGTGTCCCGCAGTCCGCGCTCCACGGCGAGGTCGGCATCGGACACCGGGGTGAGGTCCGGCTTGGCATCGACGTGCAGATCGAGGGCGCCGAAACGGGCGCGCGTGATCTCGTCCGCGTCGTCGGCCAGACGCAGCGCGAGTTCCAGATCGGCGGACGGGCTGGGTGCGGGCGGATCGGAGGCCATGGACGCCAACGCTAGCGGACCGGCTCGCTCCGGGAGGCCCGAGGTGGCCGGGGTCAGACCTCGGTCAGGCGGCCGGTGGAGACATCGAAGACGAACCCGCGCAGCGACGTCGTGGCGGTGACGAACGGGCTCACCTCGATCCGGCGCAGTGATTGCCGCACGTCCTCTTCGACGTCGGGGAACGCTTCGGCCGCCCACTGCGGCTTCAGCCCGGTCTCGTCCTGGATCGTCCGCTTGAAGTCGTCGTCGGTGACGACGCCGCCGTCATGGCGACTCCGTTCGTCGAGGGATTCGGGCGGGATTCGGGTGCCTCCTGCCATCGGAACCCACCCGCAGGTCACGGGGAAGGGTTCGGCGCAGCGGGATCGCAACGGTTCCTCCGCCGCCCCCGCGTGGGAGGGCACCCGCGCGAGAGCCGGTAACCTTGGTAATCGTGCAACCTGACGTATCCGCTGACATCGACGAGCTCGACACCACCCTGCGCACCGTGGAGTCGGTGCTCGACATCGAGGAGCTCCGCCGCAGAATCGACGAGCTCGAGCACCAGGCTGCCGATCCGAGCCTGTGGGACGACCAGGAGCACGCCCAGTCCG
This genomic interval from Rhodococcus triatomae contains the following:
- a CDS encoding helix-turn-helix transcriptional regulator, which produces MTATSSRMLALLSLLQTRRDWPGHVLSERLGVTTRTVRRDVDRLRELGYRIGAIKGPDGGYRLEAGSELPPLLFDDEQAIAIAIALRNAASSGVDIDDAAERALATVRQVMPSRLRHRIDGVRFVGTGSSVRADPAVLEAVSGAVRDRATLRFDYGDRSSVPRRTEPHGLVSRNGRWYLVAWDLERDDWRIYRVDRMRPRTPTGPRFEPREIPTRAAAAFVDARSKGSPDRDTWPCVGQFEISLPARDLVPWVHDGYVEEITERFSRVTAGSWSWTGLISYILRFDAPFCIIGPDELVDAADVAADRLRPAAERIREFDSGNDPDPG
- a CDS encoding VOC family protein; the encoded protein is MALTTTTHLNFPGTARAALDFYRSVFGGRVHTTTYGELGMPQDAPDAGKVVFGELRADNGFRVMAYDIPGRDSGFTGSTRREQGTTVTDRPFFLSIRGDSLDEVSAYWERLAEGATVVEALAPSAWSPGFGMLTDRNGITWVVDVQPAHEA
- a CDS encoding acyl-CoA dehydrogenase family protein, with the protein product MIMSKQDSVAPTERDPRDTSAVGLNPVKRDAMGAAMRVLTKITGSELAERYNLRQTIDRVTYEGTKTGFKTLGAATRGFQKVAGSGAPKRLPDSPAKNSDFFDLTPTDDQQMIVETVRELAAEILRPAAHDADAAAATPADLTKRAAELGITLINVPEELDGAAGERGAVTNTLVAEALAHGDMGLALPILAPSGVAVALTQWGTDAQQKTYLPAFTGEQVPGAAVVVAEPRALFNPFELETKAVRSPSGYKLNGVKSLVPAAASAELFIVAAELDGRPAFFIVESDTKGLVVEADPSMGLRAAGIGRIQLTDVAVPESALLGEGDVEQRVKEYADAVRLARLGWASLAVGTGQAVLDYVIPYVNEREAFGEPISHRQAVAFMVANIGIELDGLRLVTLRGASRAEQGLSFAREAALARKLATDKGMQIGLDGVQLLGGHGFTKEHPVERWYRDLRAIGVAEGVVLI
- a CDS encoding DUF1707 SHOCT-like domain-containing protein, producing the protein MTEQPGPDDLFLSDDERLHALNVISEHYAAGRLDSGEFYDRSGEIASARTLPTVREAFRGLPGGLPLEVKDGHIRKIQLGETAPAVREKGKVARSGADDGAESELSSLRRRGNLVESIDWVIIGITLMTFLALQFVVGWDYAWVVWPSLILTLSIPRMILDFSDEDEEVYEELKESEAEARKKRLRLASERIRELEGRNDPDQG
- the hisN gene encoding histidinol-phosphatase codes for the protein MASDPPAPSPSADLELALRLADDADEITRARFGALDLHVDAKPDLTPVSDADLAVERGLRDTLLAQRPDDAVLGEEFGGDAVVAGRQWVVDPIDGTKNFVRGVPVWATLIALLDDGVPVVGVVSAPALSRRWWASAGSGAWTAFDGGEPRRISVSSVAALDAASLSFSSLSGWRELGIRDRFLALTDEVWRVRGYGDFHSYCLLAEGAVDIAAEPEVSLWDLASLDILVREAGGRFTDLDGNPGPHGGSAVASNGRLHDPVLASLRP
- a CDS encoding acyl-CoA dehydrogenase family protein produces the protein MYNLELPKKLKASANQAHQVAASIFRPISRKYDLAEHEYPVELDTMAAMVEGLSDSGGDVGGASGGRSDAPKAELLGNSNGGNMAALLNSLETSWGDVGLMLSIPYQGLGNAAIAAVATDEQLDRFGKVWASMAITEPSFGSDSAAVTTTAVLDGDEWVLNGEKIFVTAGERSTHIVVWATVDKSLGRAAIKSFVVPRDAPGLSVARLEHKLGIKASDTAVLLLQDCRIPKDNILGSPEVDVKKGFGGVMQTFDNTRPLVAAMAVGVGRAALEELRQILSDAGVEISYDLPANSQHAAAAEFLRLEADWEASYLLSLRAAWMADNKKPNSLEASMSKAKAGRTGTDVTLKAVELAGTLGYSQHTLLEKWGRDSKILDIFEGTQQIQQLIVARRLLGKSSAELK